CTACGTGGCGCCGCTCCTTCTTCTGTTGCTCGACCTTTTTCTGCCGCGCGCGGAATCCCGCGCCGACACGGCCCGAGGCCTGCCTCCGGGCAAATCTGCAAGGGAACGGATCGTGGATGTGGGCCTCGCGGCCCTGGCGACAGGCCTGGTCATGCTGTGGCGACGCTTTGCGCTCGGCGCTTGGGGCGAGGTCTCGCAGTCGGCCGCAAGCAACCCCGACAGCCTCTTGTTCCGCGTGGTCGAAAGCGGCCACGGGTTCGTGGCAGGGCTGTTTCAGTCGATCGCACCGCGAGGTCTGTCCCCCGAATACGATCCGGTGGCCATCGACGGGTGGGGCTTGTTCGTGGGCCTGGCCGCTCTGGTGGCCATTGCGGGCCTCGTGGCGCTTGTCGTCTACCTTCGTCCCCGAGCCCCCTTGGCCGCGCTCGGTCTGGCTTGGGCACTCGTGGCTTTCCTTCCCACCTCGGGGCTGGTCGCCCTCACCAACGAGCGGGCCGACCGCTACATGTACCTGGGCCTGCCAGGGCTCATTCTCGTCGTGGTGGTGGGGCTTTCGCGCCTATCCGTCAGGCTATCGGAAAGACTGAGACGCGGGCGCCCCCCGGTGACGGTGGCGGGCATGCCGCTCACCTGGATGTTGGCGGGGCTGATGGTCACGGGCCTCGGTCTCGTTTCGCGCCAACAGTCTCTCCTGTGGGCCGACGAAGAACGCCTCTGGGCCTACGCGGTCAAGCATGCGCCCAACTCTCCCCGTAGCTGGGCCGGCTGGGGATCTTTGCTCCTGGAGCGGCGCCAGACGCTGGAGGCGCAGCTCGCCGCCACGGCCGGACTGACCCGGTTCAACGGCGATCCCCGGTTGCGTGAGCTGCTCGGGCTCACCTACCTGCACCAGGGTTCGATTGCCACCGCCTGCGACGTTCTCAAGCAGGCGGCCGACGTGGGCCCTGCGGCCGATCGGGCGCAACGGGCGAGCAATCTGGGGTACTGCTACATGCGCCTTTTGCGCTTCGAGGACGCCTTGCCACAGTTCGAGAAGGCACGACGTCTTGCACCTTGGTTCGACCGTGGCTGGACAAACGCCATCGAGACCCTGAAGCGCATGGGCCGGACGAAAGAGGCAGAGGCCCTCCAAGCAGAGTTCGACGCGCGGGGGGCCTAGAGACCCATGGGCCCCGCGCCCCGAGGCGAGGCACCAAGGGACGCGGGCCCAGGGACGAAAAAGCCCCCATGGCCGTTCCCGGCGGTGGGGGCTTTCGGAAAGGGGAGAAGCGCGGTCTAAAGGCGGGCGTCGACCGGGGCCATGGTTCCGCGTGCGTCGTAGCGGATCTTGGCGCACTCCGTGCGGTTGGCGTAGGTCCAACCGATGAAGTCGGGGTCGTTCGAGCGGCTCTTGGCCAGGTAGGCTTTGGCCCACTCGACGTGCTGCGGGTTTTCGGGGTCGTAGAGGCGCGCTTTCAGGATGCGCTCCTCGAAGAACGAGTAAAAGGCGTCGTCGGCAGGGGTCAACGCGGATCCCCAGGGATGTCCTTCGGGAACGGCCGGCAGCCAGTCCTGGGGCATCTCGACCGTGCCATCGGGGTGCTTGACGGGGCGGTCGAGCTTGGAAAGGCCCGGAACCTTGGCCCCGGAAGCGAGGTTGAGGCGCTGGCTGTCGTTCAAGCCAAGGCCTTGCCGAGACAGAGCCTCGTTCAGGGTCTCGATGCGGAACGCGTTCACCTCGTCCATTGTGCGGAACTCGGCGGTCTTGAGGTCGGCACAAACGTCGGGCAAGCAGGCGTAATTCGCGGTAGCCGCCACCAAACCCGAGATGGCAAACAGGAACATGAGCCGCTGGAACTGAGGGTTCTTCTTCATGGGGACGAGGGCCTCCAATGTGGGCAATAGGCGCGCATCTTAGTCAACGGGGGTCCCAGGGGTCAACAACAGGAGTCGAAATAACCACTTACACCGGCCAAGGGCTTGGCTCGGTGCGAAGAACCCAGCCTGTGAGACCCCGAGCGGGCCCCTCCAGGGCAAATTTTCCGCAGGCCTACGGTCCGCGACGGAAGCCCGGGTGCCCAGGACCGCCGGCCAGGCGTCTACGCTTCTTTGGGCCCTCCGGCGGACGAGCCCCGGCTTGCATTAGTTGACATAATATCTGTTATCGGACAAATCGGTGTGGGCGCAAAATGGAAATGTCCGGTTTGTGCAAGATAGAAATGTCCGGTTTGGAGGACGATGCATTTCGCTACGGTCGGCCGGCCTTGACTTCAGAAGCACCCGGCGATCGACGATGCTAACCTTGCAAACGTGGGCGTCGATCAGCAGGAATTCGAGGCGTTCGAGCAGCTGGTGCTGCGGACGTACTTCGAGACGAGCGGTCCACCTCTGACCGCCGCGTTCGTTGCCTACGCCGCGGGCATCTCTCAGCAGCGGGCTTTGCGCATGTTGGCCCAGATGCTGGAGGCTGGCAGCCTCTCGGCACGGGCCACCCACACGGGGGTCGTGGAATACTTCGTCCCCGGAACGCCCCGGCCCGTAGACGCCCCCGTGGCCTTTGCCCACGGCCCAAGCCCCCGATCTCCTCATCCCGAGGCCGCTCTCGACAACCCCGTGACCGCGGTATGCCTCTCCGTGCTGGTCCCCGGCGCCGGCCACATCTACAGCGGTCGCCCGGGCGCCGGTGTTGCGTGGATGGCCAGCACCTTGGTCGGCTATGCGTGTTGCTTCTTTCCGGGCCTGCTCCTCCACGGCCTGTGCATGCTCAGCGCCGCGCACGCACCGGGCATCCGTCGAGGCTGACGAGCGGCGGCTTTAGCCCGTCAGGCTTGCTTCTTTTTCCCGCAGCAGCTCCTTGAGCGCCGTCACGGCCTTGGCCTGTTCCGACCCTGGCGCCGCCGAGCTCTCCAGCGCCGCCACGGCTTCGTTCAGCGTGCGGACATCGTCGTCCGCGCGCCGGCGCAGCGCCTCGTGCATGTCACGGAACTGCGTGTAGAAGCCCTGCAGCTCGTCCCCCTTGCGCAGGCCTCGCAGGGATGGGCCCAGGCGGTTGTCGCGCACCCGCTGGAAGATCGTGGCGATGCTGTACAGCGGCCCGGCGATGCGGTGAGTGATCAAGATTCCCACCCCCGACACCGAGGCCACCAGCACCAACCCGAAACCCACGATGCCCCAAAGCACCATTTTGTCCTTGCTGGCGAACTCGGACTGCAGCTGCTCGGCGCTCACCGGGTCGACCAAGCCCGTGAGGGCAATGATGCGAGAGGTGTCACGGGTGGCCTGGTAAATCATGTAGCCGAGCCCCGCGGTCAGGAACGCCGCCACCACCACGATGGCGGCCGTGTACCGAAGCTGCAACCCTGCGTCCAGAAGGTAGTTCCGGATCCGGCGCTTGTATTTGGTCGTGTTCTCGCTTGGCACTTGCGCTTCCATCGTACCGATCCTCTCTTAGCCCCCTTGGGATTGGAAGAAACGCTTGAGGTCGTCTCCCAATTGCCCCGCCGACGCCTCCAGGCAATCTCGGCGAGCCATGTCCTTGTCCTGTGGGCGTGACCCTCCCTGCACGGCCGCCCCTGCACTCGTCCACATGAGGATGCTCTTGGAGGGCCAGCGCGCCACCATCACCTTGACGTCGCAATTGATCTCCACGGCGCCCCCGACATTCGCCTCATCGAGCTGCGTCACGTTGCCGTCGATGAGGAAGCCCAGGCGACCCGCCTTCGCGAAGTCGGCTTTCTCTTCCGAGGTCAGCGAAAACGTGACCGCGCCAAGGTCGCTCAGTTTCTGTTGAATCGCCTTGCGCAACAAGCCGAGCGATTCGCCCGAAGCAGCCTTGGTGCCCCCCGAGAACGGGCCGAATTCGAGGTAGATGCGGGCCTTGCCGCCGCCCTCGCCTCCGTCACGACCAAGCCCGGCCAAGGCCCGTTCGAGCTGGGAGCGTACGAACTTGTCGCCCTCCGCCTTCAAGGCGGTGCGCAGGTGGTCGGCGGCTTCGGGGGCGCCCAGACGTCCCAGCGATTGCGCGGCCACCGCCCGAACGGTGTTGTTGGCGTCACCAAGTGCCTTCGCGAGCGCCGGCACGGCAGCTCGGTCCCCCAGCTTGCCAAGGACCAGGGCCGCCTGAACCCGAACCTTGTAGCTCGAGTCGGTGAGCAGGATCTGGGACAGCTCGTCCACCTTGCCGGCTCCCTCGGCCCCCCTTATCCCTACCAGGCCCGCCAACAGCGCACCCAGAACGCCCGCGCACAAACGGGCGCGCATAGAGCGCTTTCGTCTCTCGAGGCTCTGCCCGGCGATGGTTGCAGTCATTCCGCATCCATACTCATCGGCACAGAGACCTCCGGCTTCAAGGTCAACACGAAAGACCACCCCGTTCCGGGGGCCGCCTCCCCCGGCTCGACTTCGATCAGGCCTCCGTGCATCTCGAGGACGGCCTTGGCCAACGCCAGCCCCAGGCCATGCCCCACGGGGACGTGCCGGGCGGTCCGGGCGTAGGGCTCGAACATGCGATCCCGCTCGTCGGGCGCCAAACGGTCACCATCGCCCCCGATGGTCGCGCAGACGCGGTCTTCACGGTTCTGCACGGTGACCGTGACGACGCGATTCAGCGGCTGCCGGAGGGCGTGGGCCACCAGGTTCTGGAGGGCGCGTTTGAGCAGTTCCCGGTCTCCCCGCACGGTGGCTCGGCTGAGGGCCAGCACCTCCACCGTTTTGCCGGCGGTGCGCGCCCAGGCAGACAAGTCATCCCGCGCCTCGTAGGCAAGCTGCGCCAACGAAACCGACGCCTCCGATAAAACGATGCGCCCCTCTTCGACCCGCTCGTAGTCGAGCACGGTTCGCAACCCGCGACTCATCTGAGCACACAGCGTCCGGGTGTCCTGTATGCACTCGGAGACCTCGACGTCGTCCGTTCCCCCGCGACCGAAAAGCTGCTGCGCCATGAACTCGAAGTTCGCCTGCAACGCGGACACGGAGCTTTGTAGATCGTGAACGAAGCTCGACACCCAACGCCGCTGCTGGGCGATCGTCGAACCCTGAGTTTTTCGTTTGCGCTCCTCCCGCCGGAAAAGTGCGTGCGTCCGGAGCAACGCCCACAGACGAGCACGCCGCTCGCTCGCATCGGTCGAGGGGCTGAAGATCGCGTCCGCCCCTGCCCCGATGGCTCGCACGCGGTAGGTGCGGTCCTCGCCCGGGCCGTAAAGCACCACGGGCACGAAGTGCGTTCGCGTGTTGCCCTTGAGCCGCTGGCACAGCTCTACCCCACCCGCCGGACCGATCCCGTCGTCGATGAGCACCACATCCGGAGGATGGATCAGGGCTTCCTCGAACGCGGTCTCCGCGTCCGTGACCACTTGAAGGTTCAGGCGCAGAGATCGAAGGAACTCCACGAGGGGCTTTGCAGCGCTTCGGTCGGGCGCGACCACCAAGCCCTCCATGTCGCCTGGCAAAGCGACGACGTCACTGCGGGTGGTGCTCTCGTTCGGAAGCATATGTGGCCCGCAGGTTCCTTCCGAGCTCACAGTAACAGCTCTCAGGATTCCTATCAAACTCGAGAGCACGGCGGCTCGCCCTCATCCTCGAGGGGGCTGCGTGCGCGCGGGGGTCACCCCCTCCTTCGACGATGACGGCGACGATGACGGGCGACGCGCCCGCAAGCGCGCGGTGCCTGCCAGGTAAGCCAACACGAGCGCGGCACCGATTCCTGCACCCAGTCCATCAGCGAGGAGGTCCTTCGGGTCCGGCGAGCGATTGGGAACGAACGCCTGGTGCAGTTCGTCCGTGGCTCCATAGAGAAGGGATGCACCCGCAGCGACCGCCCAGACCCGGAAGCGGGTCCAGCCTGGGAACTCGTTGGCCAGCGCGCGCGCAAGCAAGCCGCCGAAAAAACCGTAGACGAGCGCGTGGACAGCTTTGTCGGCGAAGGCGAACGAGACTTGTGGGTACGAGGTTCCTGGGATGGACGACGCCACGAAGAGCAGCAGCGCCCAGAGCCCCGGTGCCAACCACCACAGCCGCCTCCGACGTTGTCGCACATGTAGGATTTTTGACTTCATATCAATACACAGTTATGTTCTGAGCATGCCAGACAAGCCCCGCCTGCCCAAAGCCCCCCTGCCCGCGCCCCTGCCGCGTTTGGTGACGCCAGATACAGACGAAGAAAAACGAGAACACCTGCGTTTCGACAAGGTTTTTCCCGTTCGGGTGGAAAGCCTTCTCTTCGGTGAGTTCCGCTGCGTGGCGCGCAACGTCTCTGCCGGGGGAATCTTCATCGAAACCCGGGATCACCTGCCCCTGGGAGCACAGCTGCGGGTCTGCTTTTTGACGCCGGACGAAAGCGGCGAAATCGTGGCCATCGGCGAAGTCAAAAACCACTACTTCATCAATTTTGCACAAGCTGGCGAGAGCAGGTCGGTTTCTGGCATGGCCGTCCGCTTTTTGTCGTTCGAGGAAGAAAGCGAAGTGCACCTGCGCGCCTGCCTCGACCGCTTCCGGGTCCTTCACTGAACCCGGGCGGCCGCTTTCCAACAGCCGGACCGCGGCAAGCGCCCACGATCACGGACGATTGGGATCTCCGTTGTGGCGCGGAGCCGCGTTGTGTAGAAACCTGGCCGAACGTGACGGCGCTATTAATCGTTCTCGAAGGCATCGACGGCTCAGGCACCACCACCCAGGCGGCTCGTCTGGTGAGCCGTTTGCAAAGCCTCGGCCGACTGGCTCACGGCACCCGCGAGCCCTCTACGGGGCCTGTCGGGGCTTTGCTTCGCGAGTTGTTGATGGGACGTCATGCCATGGCAGATGATCGACCCGTCGGGGGCGACACCATGGCCCTGCTCTTCGCGGCAGACCGCAAGGACCACCTCCAGCGAGAGATCGAGCCCCGCCTGGCCGAGGGCTGCGACGTGGTGTCTGACCGTTACGTCTGGTCGTCGTGGGCCTACCAGGCACAGGAAGCTGACCTGCCCTGGGTGAAGGCGCTCGGCCGCAACCTGCGTGCACCTGATCTGACCCTTCTCATCGACCTTCCGATCGAAGAGGCCGCACGCAGGCGGGCCCTCGCAGGGCGTCCCGAGGAACGTTACGACGCAGACGCGACACTGGCCCGGGTGGCCCGACAGTACCAGCGCCTGGCCGCCGATGATCCCAATGCCAGGGTGGTGGATGGGAGCCCTTCGATCGACGAGGTCACCGCCCGCATATGGTCCGAGGTGGACCGTTTGCTTGCATCCCGATCGCCGAGCCAGGAGGCCCCTTGACCCGGTTCCGTGTCCTTGCTTCGATTTCCTCAGCGACACTCATCGCGCTCGGCGCGGCGCTGGGAGCCTGTGCCCACACCCCGACACCCGCCGAGGAAGGTCTGGCGGCACCCATGAGCGAGGCCCCCCTCACAGAGCCTGCGGGCACAGCCGACCGGGCGGTCGAGGCTCCGGCTGAGGCCGCTCCGCCTCGTTCACCCACGGAGCGTTGCCGCTCCATGGTCGGCACCGATGCCATCAAGCGGGAGGCCGTCAGCGCCGTCGTTGCGGCGGGTCTCGGCCAGTGGTTGCAGGGCGTAAAAGTTGAACGAGTTCTTGAAGGGCGGGCCTTCAAGGGCTGGAAAATACAGCTTCTTCACCTTGAGAACCCCTGCTACGCTGCCGTGGACCTTCGCCCGGGCGATGTGGTCACGGCCATAAACGGCCAAGGTCCCAAACCGCTGGAACGTCCGGAGAGCGCGATGGCCGTGTTCAACAGTCTGGCCTCCGCCCCGGCGATCGAGGTGACCTACCTTCGCGAAGGCGCCCCCCGAAAGCTTCGCTTCGAGATCGTGCAATCCGAAAAGCCTTGACCCCCTTCATGCCTCACGACTTAGCCCCTGCAGAGACACCCTTGCCCACGCGCTTCGAGCTCCGAACCCGAGGCGACGATGGCGCCTGGACGACCTTGGCGACCGTCTTCGAGCGGGAGGGCCAAGCGAGCTTCATTCTCGCGGATCTTCCCTGTGGCGAGTGCGGGCCTTGTCGACGGGCGCTCGTCTCGAGCTGCGTGAATCCGCAACGCTGGACCGCAATGGAGAACCAGCCACCGCCCGCACGGTATCGCTTTGGCTTCGACACAGCCAGGCTCCCCCTCGCAACGGCGGCGTGGGCTGCAGCCGTGGCGCCGCTGCTGGAGGCCATCGGACGAGCGGGACTCGGCCCGGGTGACGTTTCCTTTTGGTTGGGCAGCAGCCCCTACGCCGTACTCGGCGCGTGCTTGGCGGCCGTTCGCGGAAGCAAGGCGTACCTGTGCGGGCATCCGGTACTCGAAGCGGCACTGGCCAACGTGGTCGCCGAAGATCGAGAGCAAGGCCCGCGTTTCGTCGCGCTTGGCGCGCTCGACGAAGCGGCGCTCGACGTGTCGCGGGGATCCCCTTCCGGGTTCGCCGAGCGCCACGTCTTCGTGCTCGACGCTGATGCCCTCGTGTGGTCCGCCGCCACCAACCTCCTCGTTCCGGGAACAACCCTGGTATCGCTGGGCGCCGCCCCGGCGCTCGCGGGCCTGCCAGAGGACGCACGGCTTTTCACGATGGGGACTCGCTGCAACCCCGACTTCGCACCGGAAGCCCTGGCAGCCTTGGCGACGAACGCACTCGTCGCGAGGGCCTGCGATCTGCTTCGCGCGGCGGCGCTCTTCGAGATCGCCGCCATCCCCTGAGCCACGGGATTCGAGAACGTTCCCACGGGTCCCGTGAGCGAAGGTCCGCCTCCTCGACGCAGGGGTACCGTTTCGAGGTGCGCGTCAGCGCTTCTTGTCGACGCTTTTAGCGGGCGGTTTCGGCGTCTTCCGCTTGGCGCCCGCCTTGACCTTCTTTTTAGTCGGTTTGGCGGACTCGGCATCATCGCCTCCCTCATCGGCCGCAGCCCCGGAGATCGGTTGTGCCGGCACGGGAGCCGGTGCGGCAACGGCCGCAGCCGGGGGCGCGGCCGCAGCGGGGTTGGCCGGTACCGCCGCGGGGGGGGGAGCCGCGGCCGCGGGAGGCGGAGGCGCTTTGTCCTTGCCTCCTCCCATCAGCATCAGAATGCCGACGATGGCCACTACGACCGCAACAGCCACACCCACGAACACCCCCATCTTTCGGCCGGGGGCGAGTTCGCCCACGATATCCTCCTCGGACATCTTCTCGCCGGGGATCGAACGGCCCACCGTGGGCAGAGCGGTGGCCGTGCCCCCGGTGCGAAGCGAAAACTTTTTGCGGTCGTCCGTGGTCACCGATCCGTCGTCGACGTAACGGTCTTCGATGGGACGGATGTCGTCGGAGGGCACCTCGACTTTGTCCTCGGCAGCGCCGGCAGCGGCTGCCTTTGCCTTTGCCTCGGCTACCATCTGCTCGACATCGCCCTTTTTGAACCAGAGCGTTTCTCGGAACGCGGCGCCCTTGGCGCTGCCCGACCCAGGGGCCGTCGCCGACGAGGCAGCAGGCGCAGCGGCAACGGGGGCTTGCGGCGCTTCGAGGGGATTCGGAGTGACTGGAGGCGGCGTGAGCCGAGCAGCGGCCATGGGGGATCCATCGGCGGCTCTCGGGGCAGCTGAACCCGTTGACGGGTGAGTCAGAACTACAGGCGCGGCGGGCACCGGCGTAGCCACAGGGGCCGATGCGGGTGCTGGAGCTCCCCCCGCGGCAGCGGCCGCAGCGGCCTGCCGCTGCGCGATCGCCTTTTGCACCATCTCCTGAACTTCAGACTGACCGCCCGCGAAGAGCATCGTCTTGGCGAAACCTACCGCTCCTGCGTCGGGCTTTCCGGGGGCAGCGGCGGGGGCGGCCGGCGTAAGCGCCTCGACCTCGCTCAAAAAGAGCCGCAGGGTAAGGGGCCTCTTGCTCGCATTTTTGTCGAGAGCCTTCAGCAAAACGCGGTCGACGTCGGGACTCAGGGTGGCGTCTGGACGTCTTTGGCTTGGCCCCAGGGGATAACTCGAGACGTGCAAGTCGAAAACTGCTTTTGGGTCCGCAGCCGCAAAGGGCGGCTCGCCCGTGAGCATGTGATAGAAAACACACGCCAGGCTGTAGGTGTTCGAACGCTGGTCAACGGGCCTCCCCTGGGCCTGTTCGGGGGAGGCGTACTCGGGAACACCCGACAGGCGATCATCGAAGGGCACGGCAACCGCGAAGTTGATGATCTTCACCTGGCCGGACGGGTCGAGCAGGATGTTCTTGGGCGCAAGATCCCTGTGCACCATCCCGGCTTTTTGGGCCTCGAGAAGGCCTTCGCCGATCTGCGCCAGCAACTGCTTCGCCTGCGCGAGCGGCATAGCGCCTCGCTTCAGAACACTTGCGAGGGACTCCGCGCCGGTCACCAACTCGGTCGCGACGAAATACCGACCCTCGCCCGATTTGCCCGCATCGAGGACTTTGGCCACATGAGGGTGTTCCACCCGCATGAGCTGCTTGAATTCTCGATCGAGGCGCCCGGCCGTGATGGGATTGCTCGTGAGAGCGACTGGGAGGGTCTTGAGGGCGACCTCGGCACCGGTGTGCGAATCGACCGCACGCCAGACCTCGCCGGTTCTGCCGCCACCGACCTGCGTGAGCGGCTGGAAGCGAGGGCCCGCAGCGGCAGCAACTTCGAGGCGACGAGGCCCCTCATCCGTCGCGCAGGCCTCTTCGGGGCAGAAATTCGCTTCGTCCTCGTAGGTCTTCTTGCAGTTGGGGCAGGTCTTCATCCGGCTTTGGCCTCGCGGCGAGGTCCGTGAGGGCGCGGGCGGATCTGCTCGCGACGACACGGAGTTGCGCCATCTTATGCATGGCGGAATCCGAGATCAATCTTCGCTTGATTCGGCGTTTCGGGTACGGCGGAAAGGCACCACGGCGTTAGGTGGGCGAGCCAACGAAGAAAGGCGCCCGAGACGGTGATCCGGGGCGCCCTACGGGGGTGCAGAAACTCAGTGTGCGGGGCAACTCGACGTTTGCACCGAGTCGTACCACCGACCTGACCGCGAGACGGGCTCGAAGATCAGCGGCGGCGCCTCACGCCCTCACGTGCCCTCACTTGGGAGCCGGTTGCCCGGGCTCGCCACAAGCGGCGAAGAGCTGTTCGTACGACGGGGTGGATTGACGCGCATCGCGGTTCTTCCGCTTGCGGCCCGCCTTGCTGCGGCGCGCCTCGCGACGATTCCAGGTTTTTGCGGTGTTCGAAGCCATAGTCGCGCACGTCTACCAAGGCTTCCGCAAAACGTCAACGGGCGAGTCGGCTGCGTTTACGCTTTCGACTGCGTGACCCTCTCGATCTCGACCACCCCCTCTACCGCGAACAGCGCCCGCGCAAGCCGTTTGAACTGAGAGACGTGGCTCAACATGACCTGGAAAGTGTTGATGCCGCGCTCGTCGCTGGTGCGGCATTTGGCCTGAGAAATGTTCAACTCCTGCTCCTGGAACACCCGCGACAAATTGGCGAGGATCCCGGGCCTGTTCGAGGTTACGACCTCCAAGGTCACGGGTCTGAAGAGGGTGACGGAATCATCCCAGCTCACGTCGACCCGACGGGCGGGATCCAGATCCATCGCCTTTTCGCAGTCCCGCATGTGAACCATGACGGAGCGCCCGCGCGTGGTGAAGGCGGTGATGGGGTCCCCTGGAATGGGGCTGCAGCACTTCGCAAACCGCACGACCACGTCCGCATCGCCTTGGACGCTCACGCCGCCCACGGACTTCCGCGGGGGCCGGGCACGCGCCACGGCCACGGACGAAGGCTCGGCCAAAACCGCGTCCTCGGCGACCGCCTCGGGACCTGCCCCGGGGTACATGACGCGCGCCACGAGGTCCACCGGCTGCTTTTGGTACCCAATGAGCAGGAGAAGATCGTCCGCCGTGCCGGCTCTGAGCTGGCGAGCTGCCGATTCGAGGCGCCCTTCTTTCTCGGCGGCCGAAAAATCCCGGTCCATGGTGCGAAGATGCCGAGCCAAGAGGTCACGCCCGTACTGCTTGCTCCGTTCACGCTGGGCCACACGAAGATTGTGACGCACCCTGGCCTTCGCCCGGCTGGTGACGACGAACTTCAACCACTCCTTCGCAGGTTTCTGTTTTTCGGAGGTGAGGATCTCCACGGTGTCCCCGTTGCGAAGGACGTAGCGCAAAGGAACGATGATACCGTTGATCCGCGCCCCCGAGCAGTGATCTCCCACCTGCGTGTGGACGGCGTACGCAAAATCGATGGGCGTTGAGCCCTTGGGAAGCGCCTTTACGTCGCCGTTGGGTGTAAAGACGAAGACCTCTTCCTCGAAGAGGTCGATCTTGACCGTCTCGATGAACTCCGTGGGGTCCTTGAGATCCCGCTGCCACTCCATGAGCTGCGCCAGCCAAGCGAAGGCTTTGCTGTCCGTGGACTTCAGGTGGACCGAGTCCTTTTGGCGCCAGTGGGCAGCGATGCCCAGGCGCGCCGTTCTGTCCATCTCGTGGGTGCGGATCTGCACCTCGATGCGCTCGGAACGCGGGCCAATCACCGTGGAGTGAAGCGACTGGTACAGATTTGGCTTGGGCAGCGCGATGTAGTCCTTGAAGCGGCCCGGGATGGGCGTCCATCGGGTGTGGACCGCGCCCAAGGTCGCGTAGCAGTCGCGCACTGAAGGCGTCAGGATCCGGAACGACACGATGTCGAAAATCTGGTCGGGCTCCTGACCGGACTTGCGGGTCTTTTTGAAAATAGACCAGAGGTGCTTCGTATGCCCTTGTACCTCGGCGTCGATACCTTCCTGTTCCAGTGCCTCGCGAATGTGCCGGCAGACCTCCGCAACATAGCCGTCCCGGGCCTCGCGCGTGTTGTCGAGCCGCACACAGATCTGTTCGAAGTCTTCGGGTTCGAGGAAACGAAAACAAAGATCCTCGAGCTCGGACTTCATCCACTGGATGCCGAGCCGGTTGGCAAGCGGCGCGTAGATCTCCCGTGTCTCCATCGCGATGCGCTCCTGCTTCTCGCGCGGCATGTGACCAAGCGTGCGCATGTTGTCTGCGCGATCGGCCAGCTTGATCAGCACGACCCGGATGTCCCGTGCCATGGCCAGAAGCATCTTGCGGAAGTTCTCCGCCTGGCGCTCCTCACGGCTGCTCCAGGGCACCTGGCCTAGCTTGGTCACGCCTTCGACCAGCATCTGCACCTCGGCCCCGAAGAGGTCCCGGATCTCCTCGGGGGTGGCACCGGTGTCCTCTATCGTGTCGTGAAGCAAGCCTGCACAAACGGCTGCCTGGTCCAGACGAAGTTCCGCGATGGTGCGCGCAACCGCCAAGGGATGCACCACGTAGGGCTCGCCCGAGCGCCGAATCTGTCCGGCATGGTGGTGAGCCGCGTACGCAAAGCAGCGGTCGATGATGTCCAAGTCGGCCCCTGGGTCCATCCTGACGACGCTGTCCCTCAGCGCGGCGAGGCCGGCAGCGGTTTCAGTTTTGGGGGCGAGAGCTGACTCCATGGATGCTTGGCTTATTGCGCCAGATCGAGGTGTGGCGCGCACGAATCAACAGAGGAGTTTGGGCCTTTGGGCCTGCCTTCGTCAACAGCCCTGCCGCCTCACACGTTTGATGCCGATTCACCCGCGCCGGTCGTTCGCCCGCAAGAGCAACGCACTGCATCTTCAAAGATCATGACCGAAGGCCTCGTTCAGCAACATCTGCGCGCGGTGTTCGTTGCGGGTGCGGGCGCAGCACGCGGACACGTAGACCGCGGACAGCTCGCCGTAGGCCGTTTCGATCTCCTCGTTGACGACCAGGAAGTCGTAGTGCTTGTAATGCGCCAGTTCTTTTTTTGCCATCGCCAGACGGCTGCCAATGGCCTCGGGGCTCTCCGTGCCCCGGCTGCGGAGCCGCCGTTCGAGTTCGGCAAGGGACGGCGGCAAAATGAAACAAAGCACGCTGTCGTCGGGCCACTGCTGCCGAATTTGGCGCCCGCCTTGGTAGTCGATAT
The Myxococcales bacterium DNA segment above includes these coding regions:
- a CDS encoding serine/threonine protein kinase — protein: MSSRADPPAPSRTSPRGQSRMKTCPNCKKTYEDEANFCPEEACATDEGPRRLEVAAAAGPRFQPLTQVGGGRTGEVWRAVDSHTGAEVALKTLPVALTSNPITAGRLDREFKQLMRVEHPHVAKVLDAGKSGEGRYFVATELVTGAESLASVLKRGAMPLAQAKQLLAQIGEGLLEAQKAGMVHRDLAPKNILLDPSGQVKIINFAVAVPFDDRLSGVPEYASPEQAQGRPVDQRSNTYSLACVFYHMLTGEPPFAAADPKAVFDLHVSSYPLGPSQRRPDATLSPDVDRVLLKALDKNASKRPLTLRLFLSEVEALTPAAPAAAPGKPDAGAVGFAKTMLFAGGQSEVQEMVQKAIAQRQAAAAAAAGGAPAPASAPVATPVPAAPVVLTHPSTGSAAPRAADGSPMAAARLTPPPVTPNPLEAPQAPVAAAPAASSATAPGSGSAKGAAFRETLWFKKGDVEQMVAEAKAKAAAAGAAEDKVEVPSDDIRPIEDRYVDDGSVTTDDRKKFSLRTGGTATALPTVGRSIPGEKMSEEDIVGELAPGRKMGVFVGVAVAVVVAIVGILMLMGGGKDKAPPPPAAAAPPPAAVPANPAAAAPPAAAVAAPAPVPAQPISGAAADEGGDDAESAKPTKKKVKAGAKRKTPKPPAKSVDKKR
- a CDS encoding bifunctional (p)ppGpp synthetase/guanosine-3',5'-bis(diphosphate) 3'-pyrophosphohydrolase, which codes for MDPGADLDIIDRCFAYAAHHHAGQIRRSGEPYVVHPLAVARTIAELRLDQAAVCAGLLHDTIEDTGATPEEIRDLFGAEVQMLVEGVTKLGQVPWSSREERQAENFRKMLLAMARDIRVVLIKLADRADNMRTLGHMPREKQERIAMETREIYAPLANRLGIQWMKSELEDLCFRFLEPEDFEQICVRLDNTREARDGYVAEVCRHIREALEQEGIDAEVQGHTKHLWSIFKKTRKSGQEPDQIFDIVSFRILTPSVRDCYATLGAVHTRWTPIPGRFKDYIALPKPNLYQSLHSTVIGPRSERIEVQIRTHEMDRTARLGIAAHWRQKDSVHLKSTDSKAFAWLAQLMEWQRDLKDPTEFIETVKIDLFEEEVFVFTPNGDVKALPKGSTPIDFAYAVHTQVGDHCSGARINGIIVPLRYVLRNGDTVEILTSEKQKPAKEWLKFVVTSRAKARVRHNLRVAQRERSKQYGRDLLARHLRTMDRDFSAAEKEGRLESAARQLRAGTADDLLLLIGYQKQPVDLVARVMYPGAGPEAVAEDAVLAEPSSVAVARARPPRKSVGGVSVQGDADVVVRFAKCCSPIPGDPITAFTTRGRSVMVHMRDCEKAMDLDPARRVDVSWDDSVTLFRPVTLEVVTSNRPGILANLSRVFQEQELNISQAKCRTSDERGINTFQVMLSHVSQFKRLARALFAVEGVVEIERVTQSKA
- the gmk gene encoding guanylate kinase, with the protein product MTMKFVRRGILLVVSSPSGAGKTTLAHRLAKNHNLHFSVSYTTRKPRAGERDGTDYHFVSDEEFTRMVQGQQFAEWAVVHGNRYGTSIATVNEAIEKGIDCLFDIDYQGGRQIRQQWPDDSVLCFILPPSLAELERRLRSRGTESPEAIGSRLAMAKKELAHYKHYDFLVVNEEIETAYGELSAVYVSACCARTRNEHRAQMLLNEAFGHDL